A portion of the Cryptomeria japonica chromosome 5, Sugi_1.0, whole genome shotgun sequence genome contains these proteins:
- the LOC131875840 gene encoding uncharacterized protein LOC131875840 — translation MTEMRSVSICIESEAWKELVLFLRERAFFMKWGGDWPAFPRVRNWVNEEWGNHFEIKTLTNGFFLIIASSAEEKTALMDSGLFLMSGVGFYIRDWTPNFIPRQATIEEIPMWIRLYNLPHEYWKEKVFKSIGEKIGRFIKSDEAVDKLSSCMYARIYVMWKLHLGLLKVVEIRSPEGVWRQDIEIKEIMVKCNICKEWGLEDQDCLSGQKGKGKVDRALEEQL, via the coding sequence ATGACTGAGATGCGGTCGGTTAGTATCTGCATTGAATCAGAGGCTTGGAAGGAATTGGTACTATTTCTGCGTGAAAGGGCTTTCTTCATGAAATGGGGAGGTGATTGGCCAGCTTTCCCCAGGGTGAGAAACTGGGTGAATGAAGAATGGGGTAACCACTTTGAGATAAAAACTCTCACTAATGGGTTTTTTCTTATCATAGCTAGTTCGGCTGAGGAGAAGACTGCTCTGATGGACTCGGGGCTTTTTTTGATGTCAGGAGTTGGTTTTTATATTAGGGATTGGACCCCTAATTTCATCCCAAGACAAGCTACCATTGAGGAAATTCCTATGTGGATAAGATTGTACAATCTTCCTCATGAATATTGGAAGGAGAAAGTCTTTAAGAGTATAGGGGAGAAAATAGGGAGATTTATCAAGTCAGATGAAGCGGTTGATAAGCTTAGTTCATGCATGTATGCTCGAATCTATGTTATGTGGAAGCTGCATCTTGGGCTCCTAAAGGTTGTTGAAATTAGGTCTCCAGAAGGTGTATGGAGACAAGATATAGAAATCAAAGAAATCATGGTCAAATGTAATATTTGTAAAGAATGGGGCCTTGAGGATCAAGATTGTTTGTCTGGGcaaaagggtaaaggaaaggtagaTCGTGCTCTAGAGGAGCAGCTTTAG